The following are from one region of the Littorina saxatilis isolate snail1 linkage group LG2, US_GU_Lsax_2.0, whole genome shotgun sequence genome:
- the LOC138960407 gene encoding dynein regulatory complex subunit 3-like — MSRLYDTVEPSVIDEEMLMRAVEEQGPKEEAGKLAKIEGIDFGDVRHLRLDFKNILKIDGLWEFVNLTKLQLDNNIIEKIEGIDMLVNIVWLDLSFNNIEVIEGLDALTKLEDLTLYNNRISRIENMDTLMALQVFSIGNNDLKELETISYLRRFRKLKTLNLSNNPFCELDNYKQYVAAFLPDLEFLDYRLLDDQTKAAAYERHQTQVEEMMDNEKKAQTKEEENERKAKEYEVHKKAYVELLNGPELFDSMYSEDPEGLKLKQMPGVDEILVVFGEKFSAICQQIFEYGLQEHTRREGEVNQFWESVEEAKTENKDMGMKAVDEFLLEKKRLFAELTHVSDPKLLEQKVNEYNAHVTELWDTLMGLEVQLVDQLEEVLQNFDRNMQDLVSTFIEYLQGFLAQARDVENLHNEKMMEIAQITLDKVAKNEFDEEISEELRMLFVDKDTIMNAVSTSHDAHLMKIDNKEDDIVTRINNWLKNMIETIHEEQEIKRNRSRVTEINHLIDHLREEIDNLEMVTGPNY; from the exons ATGAGTCGTCTCTACGATACCGTGGAACCCTCCGTCATTGACGAGGAGATGCTAATGCGAGCTGTGGAGGAACAGGGCCCCAAAGAAGAGGCAGGCAAACTCGCAAAGATAGAAGGCATAGATTTTGGAGATGTCAGGCATTTGCGGTTGGACTTCAAAA ATATTCTCAAGATTGATGGCCTCTGGGAGTTTGTCAACCTGACAAAACTACAGCTTGACAACAACATCATTGAGAAAATAGAAGGCATTGATATGCTGGTCAACATTGTGTGGTTAG ATTTGTCCTTCAATAACATTGAGGTGATTGAGGGCCTTGATGCACTGACCAAACTCGAGGACCTGACCTTGTACAACAACCGCATCAGTCGCATCGAGAACATGGACACACTGATGGCCCTCCAGGTCTTTTCTATCGGCAACAATGACCTCAAAGAACTGGAAACT ATATCATACCTCAGAAGGTTCAGGAAGCTAAAGACCCTGAATCTGAGCAACAACCCTTTCTGTGAACTGGATAACTACAAACAGTATGTGGCAGCATTCCTACCCGACCTAGAGTTCCTGGACTACAGACTTCTAGATGACCAGACA AAAGCTGCCGCCTACGAAAGACATCAAACACAGGTGGAAGAGATGATGGACAATGAGAAGAAAGCGCAgaccaaagaagaagagaatgaGAGGAAAGCAAAGGAGTACGAAGTACACAAG AAAGCCTATGTGGAACTGTTGAACGGGCCCGAGCTGTTCGACAGCATGTACTCCGAAGATCCAGAGGGCCTGAAGCTAAAACAAATGCCTGGTGTCGATGAGATTCTTGTTGTAT TCGGTGAGAAGTTCAGCGCCATCTGCCAGCAAATCTTTGAGTACGGCCTGCAGGAGCACACAAGGCGAGAGGGTGAGGTGAACCAGTTCTGGGAGAGTGTGGAAGAGGCCAAGACAGAGAACAAAGACATGGGAATGAAGGCAGTGGACGAGTTCCTGCTGGAAAAGAAGCGG CTGTTCGCAGAACTGACCCATGTATCAGACCCTAAGCTGCTGGAGCAGAAGGTGAACGAGTACAACGCACATGTGACAGAACTGTGGGACACACTGATGGGCCTGGAAGTGCAGCTTGTGGATCAGCTGgag GAGGTGCTCCAAAACTTTGACCGCAACATGCAAGACTTGGTTTCAACCTTCATTGAATATCTGCAAGGCTTCCTTGCACAGGCTCGTGATGTAGAAAACCTTCACAATGAAAAGATGATGGAGATCGCACAAATCACACTTGACAAGGTGGCAAAGAATGAGTTTGATGAGGAAATCTCTGAAGAGCTTAGAATG TTGTTCGTGGACAAAGACACAATCATGAACGCTGTTTCTACTTCCCACGATGCCCACCTGATGAAAATCGACAATAAAGAAGATGATATCGTCACACGCATTAACAACTGGTTGAAAAATATGATCGAAACCATTCACGAGGAACAGGAAATCAAGCGTAACCGATCAAGAGTGACAGAAATCAACCATCTCATTGACCATCTGCGGGAGGAGATCGACAACCTTGAAATGGTGACTGGCCCGAACTACTGA